The following coding sequences are from one Amyelois transitella isolate CPQ chromosome 23, ilAmyTran1.1, whole genome shotgun sequence window:
- the LOC106130773 gene encoding fumarylacetoacetate hydrolase domain-containing protein 2, translating into MKMSGVVYRGLAYLKHRNFTNDSVINSLRTRTVRYFSVTHKNNMKLVQFTYNLPEGSGSGLRVGYIEGENVVDLNKADSSLPTTLLGVLSTGSLEKVKKLKSSNPKTVPLSSVTLAAPITGMDKVLCIGLNYKDHCEEQNLTPPPVPMIFSKFASCVIGPNDVLKLRTQVTKKVDWEVELAVVIGKKTSFVKAANAFDHVMGYTVAQDISARDWQKERNAGQFLLGKAMDTFCPIGPWIVTSDEIGDPQNLNIRSSINGEVKQKSKTDQLIHKIPDVIERLSSVMTLYPGDIILTGTPGGVGMYRNPSEYLKPGDVIESEIQNIGVLTTKVVDAK; encoded by the exons ATGAAAATGAGTGGAGTGGTTTACCGTGGTTTAGCTTATTTAAAACATCGCAATTTCACAAATGATTCAGTGATAAACTCTCTAAGGACGAGGACAGTTAGATATTTTTCTgtaacacataaaaataatatgaaacttgtacaatttacatacaatctGCCGGAAGGTTCCGGTAGTGGCTTGCGAGTAGGATATATTGAAGGAGAAAACGTCGTGGATTTAAATAAAGCAGATTCCAGCTTACCGACCACGCTATTAGGCGTTTTGTCTACTGGATCCCtagaaaaagtgaaaaa aCTAAAATCGAGCAACCCGAAAACGGTACCATTATCATCAGTGACGCTAGCCGCGCCAATAACAGGCATGGATAAGGTGCTTTGCATTGGACTTAACTATAAAGACCACTGCGAGGAACAAAACCTGACACCGCCTCCAGTTCCGATGATCTTCAGCAAGTTCGCCAGCTGCGTGATAGGACCTAACGATGTTTTGAAGCTCAGGACTCAGGTTACCAAG AAAGTGGACTGGGAAGTGGAGCTGGCGGTGGTGATTGGCAAGAAGACCTCTTTCGTGAAGGCAGCTAATGCTTTCGACCACGTGATGGGGTACACGGTGGCTCAGGACATAAGCGCTAGGGACTGGCAGAAGGAGAGGAATGCGGGGCAGTTCTTACTTGGAAAG GCTATGGACACATTCTGCCCCATCGGCCCCTGGATAGTGACCAGTGACGAGATTGGAGACCCCCAGAACTTGAACATAAGATCCTCCATCAACGGGGAGGTCAAACAAAAGAGCAAAACCGACCAGCTGATCCATAAGATACCTGACGTCATTGAACGATTGTCTTC GGTAATGACACTATACCCAGGCGATATAATACTAACGGGCACTCCCGGCGGCGTGGGCATGTACAGGAACCCCTCGGAGTACCTCAAACCTGGGGACGTCATCGAGAGTGAGATACAAAACATCGGGGTGCTAACTACTAAAGTTGTAGATGCGAAATAA
- the LOC106130702 gene encoding large ribosomal subunit protein bL35m, which translates to MFRTAIFALRSLRPLSSPYYNATRIICNDFKNFSTNRNISSPTSFYNLNIAKGSLLCNKQILSISDNITKIPVRTVTKFSLKKGKRKTVKAVVKRFFRLHWGAWIRPKVGRQKRLWKKSPPQRRRLKDHVFCNATQTTLLDKMVTKFWKRPKYYVDDPYAPYHTREEFTITRKRPIVRN; encoded by the exons ATGTTTCGGACAGCTAtttttg CTCTCCGAAGTTTACGACCTCTTTCGAGTCCATATTATAATGCAACCAGGATTATTTGCAAtgatttcaaaaatttctCTACAAATAGGAACATTTCTTCACCAACCTCATTCTACAACTTGAACATAGCCAAAGGTTctcttttatgtaataaacaaatattgtctATTTCTGATAATATTACTAAAATTCCTGTGAGAACTGTGACAAAATTCAGTCTCAAAAAAGGCAAGAGGAAAACTGTGAAGGCAGTGGTAAAACGTTTCTTCAGATTACACTGGGGTGCTTGGATAAGGCCCAAAGTTGGTAGACAAAAGAGGTTATGGAAGAAATCACCACCTCAaagaaggcgactaaaagatcATGTATTCTGCAATGCGACCCAAACTACATTACTAGATAAAATGGTTACAAAGTTCTGGAAGCGCCCTAAATATTATGTTGATGATCCATATGCGCCATACCATACTCGTGAAGAATTCACCATAACCAGAAAACGACCAATTGTAAGGAATTGA